Proteins co-encoded in one Paracrocinitomix mangrovi genomic window:
- a CDS encoding S66 peptidase family protein yields MKIKIVSPAKHIDAKRIDFAEGFLRSKGFTVEVSAHAKGQHNYFSGTDEERLHDLQDALDDETVDVILCSRGGYGTVRIIDQLDFRQFLRYPKKVLGYSDITVLHNRLNRMGYESVHCTAPLNFEENTDEALDSLLKVITNQTNSYHVPAHSLNRSGMIEEKIVGGNLSILCSLLGTDDELNTKGKILFIEDIGEAIYSVDRMMHQLKKAKVLKGLAGLLVGGMTNVKDSEIPFGKTVDEVIREAVEEYDYPVCFNFPAGHINDNRAIIFGKEASLAVSDAGSIFKQ; encoded by the coding sequence ATGAAAATTAAAATAGTTTCGCCAGCAAAGCATATTGATGCAAAGCGCATTGATTTTGCAGAAGGATTTTTACGTAGTAAAGGCTTTACGGTTGAAGTGTCTGCCCACGCAAAAGGACAACATAACTACTTTTCAGGAACAGATGAAGAGAGATTGCATGATTTGCAAGATGCTTTAGATGATGAAACAGTAGATGTTATTCTTTGTTCAAGAGGGGGTTATGGAACGGTACGAATTATTGATCAACTAGATTTTCGTCAATTTCTAAGATACCCTAAAAAAGTTTTGGGGTATTCTGACATTACTGTTTTGCACAACAGATTAAACAGAATGGGTTATGAATCTGTACACTGTACAGCACCTTTAAATTTTGAAGAGAATACTGATGAAGCACTTGACTCACTTTTGAAAGTCATCACTAATCAGACAAACAGCTATCATGTTCCCGCTCATTCATTGAACAGAAGCGGTATGATTGAGGAGAAAATTGTTGGTGGAAACTTGTCTATTTTATGTTCTTTATTAGGAACAGATGACGAGCTTAACACGAAAGGGAAAATTTTGTTTATTGAAGATATTGGAGAAGCAATTTACTCCGTTGATAGAATGATGCATCAGCTTAAAAAGGCCAAGGTGTTAAAAGGGCTGGCAGGGCTTTTAGTGGGTGGAATGACCAATGTAAAAGATTCTGAAATTCCTTTTGGAAAAACAGTAGATGAAGTGATCAGAGAGGCTGTAGAAGAATACGACTATCCTGTATGTTTCAACTTCCCGGCAGGCCATATCAATGATAACAGAGCAATTATTTTTGGTAAAGAAGCGAGTTTAGCCGTTTCTGATGCTGGAAGTATATTCAAACAATAA
- a CDS encoding glycosyltransferase family 2 protein: MESKPSLSIVLPCFNPPEGWAEQVVKSMDIIGRELTNEINSLGLIIVNDGSNKNFTAEDQNKIKAAVQEVEFVSYSENRGKGYALRQGVAKAHSDIIVYTDIDFPYEEKSVVAVARELLNGNEVVLGHRGKDYYENTPWFRKVVSKTLRWVLKTFLRLPTDDSQCGLKGYDQNGAKVFLDTKIDRFLFDLEFIKLAAKRKKKIGLVTVHLKPNIVFSKVNLKVLIREFGNFLRVLFRK, from the coding sequence ATGGAATCTAAGCCTAGTTTGTCTATTGTTTTACCTTGTTTCAATCCTCCTGAAGGATGGGCCGAGCAAGTTGTAAAGAGTATGGACATAATTGGACGTGAATTAACCAATGAAATAAACAGTTTAGGACTGATCATTGTAAATGATGGTTCCAATAAGAATTTCACCGCCGAAGATCAAAACAAAATTAAAGCTGCAGTTCAAGAAGTAGAATTTGTCAGCTATTCTGAAAATAGAGGTAAAGGATACGCCTTAAGGCAAGGAGTTGCAAAAGCCCATTCAGATATTATAGTTTATACAGACATTGATTTTCCTTACGAAGAAAAAAGTGTTGTAGCTGTTGCCCGAGAGTTGTTAAATGGCAATGAGGTAGTTTTAGGGCATAGAGGTAAAGACTATTACGAAAATACACCTTGGTTCAGAAAAGTTGTTTCAAAGACTTTAAGATGGGTTCTTAAAACTTTTTTAAGATTGCCAACAGATGACTCACAATGTGGATTAAAGGGATATGATCAAAATGGCGCTAAAGTATTTTTAGACACTAAAATAGATAGGTTTTTGTTTGATTTAGAATTCATCAAATTAGCAGCTAAAAGGAAAAAGAAAATTGGTTTGGTTACGGTTCATTTGAAGCCAAACATTGTGTTTTCAAAAGTAAACCTGAAAGTATTGATAAGAGAATTTGGCAATTTTCTTCGTGTCTTATTTAGAAAATGA
- a CDS encoding YfhO family protein, which yields MLNKKGLPEIITFAISFLILFAFYHEVLMHPNDYLFSAWGDGVKNYYSYMYHAEYDSGFWDFSGMNYPYYEHMVYTDGHPLLSYLIGLFGLTAYGVGILNLLMLLSYPVCSVILYKILNHYKVEKWWSILAAVSITFLSPQIFRLTGHFSLSYVFAVPGMWYILIKASQSNKLKWLFIGFTYLLVFFFTHPYLGMILVTFGAAFWIVRSVILKQWKWNLIKFLIIGIAPVVIFQLLVFLTDTHLDRTGQPQGFYDYYAKWSSVLVPHHGPVFFISDKIHFKIPHWETMAYVGFGTIIFFLIILTYTIKNRSSIPFKKYLKNELTVFVIAAWLVLVFSFCFPLRFSFMHWLADSISPLKQFRVLGRFTWVFFYVATVGSVVLYYRFQLQNKKKIWTALFVFLMLLQLSEGLFAHKEVSGYVSQAPNSFKKETLSPKLQELISFVDESDYDAFMILPFQHMSSENIMLLGTEGSNFDSFMLSYHCSKPTLNCSSSRMSISEAIKFNNFFSPEYIEKELINDFPKDDKILIIKRKEACTEGEMRLLFTSKEVFNNDEYVALEFQPEKYNSDYYFNQIVEKEKTAVYDVGEGFKSDTTDVWFFYKSWDDDKGESLGGEGAWHSQKEKLNPLHEFFKEDGLEEGSYTVSFWYYLGVDAPTMAGIIDQDFGGEEESIWASTFDVKLSTLIVDKWCRVNLNFEWTDNTDKVLIYLQGSGNHTPFYVDELLVYKTDGPPLFRREKRKGIEYIIYNNEWIKADSFSK from the coding sequence ATGCTGAATAAAAAAGGTCTTCCTGAAATTATCACCTTTGCGATCTCTTTTCTGATCCTATTTGCATTTTATCATGAGGTTTTAATGCATCCCAACGACTATCTTTTTAGTGCTTGGGGAGATGGGGTGAAAAATTATTACTCCTACATGTATCATGCGGAGTACGACTCTGGATTCTGGGATTTTTCTGGCATGAATTATCCGTATTATGAGCATATGGTCTATACAGATGGCCATCCACTTTTATCTTACTTGATTGGGTTGTTCGGTTTAACTGCTTATGGTGTTGGGATATTAAACCTATTGATGCTACTTTCTTACCCTGTTTGCTCAGTTATTCTTTATAAAATCTTAAACCATTACAAGGTAGAAAAATGGTGGTCAATTTTGGCAGCTGTTTCCATCACTTTTTTATCTCCACAAATTTTTAGATTAACCGGTCATTTTTCTCTTTCGTACGTATTTGCAGTACCCGGCATGTGGTACATCTTGATTAAAGCGAGTCAATCAAATAAGTTGAAATGGTTATTCATTGGATTCACATATTTGCTGGTTTTCTTTTTTACACACCCTTATTTGGGAATGATCTTGGTGACTTTTGGCGCAGCATTTTGGATAGTAAGAAGTGTGATCTTGAAACAATGGAAATGGAACTTAATTAAGTTCCTGATAATTGGTATTGCCCCCGTGGTTATTTTCCAGTTGTTGGTTTTTTTGACAGACACTCATTTAGATAGAACAGGACAACCTCAGGGGTTTTATGACTATTACGCAAAATGGAGTTCGGTACTTGTTCCACATCATGGACCGGTTTTCTTTATTTCGGATAAAATACACTTTAAAATCCCTCATTGGGAAACAATGGCATACGTAGGTTTTGGAACAATCATCTTCTTTTTGATTATTTTGACATATACGATTAAAAACAGATCCAGTATTCCGTTTAAAAAATACCTCAAGAACGAACTTACCGTTTTTGTTATAGCCGCCTGGTTAGTATTGGTTTTTTCATTCTGCTTCCCCCTTCGTTTTTCATTCATGCACTGGTTGGCTGACAGCATTTCTCCCTTGAAACAATTCAGGGTTTTAGGAAGGTTTACGTGGGTGTTTTTTTATGTGGCCACAGTAGGAAGTGTAGTGCTGTATTATAGATTTCAGTTGCAAAACAAGAAGAAAATTTGGACCGCACTGTTTGTATTTTTAATGTTGTTGCAATTATCAGAAGGACTTTTTGCGCATAAAGAAGTAAGTGGATATGTATCGCAAGCACCTAATTCATTTAAAAAAGAAACCCTTAGTCCTAAACTTCAGGAACTAATAAGTTTTGTTGACGAATCAGATTATGATGCATTTATGATTTTGCCATTCCAACACATGTCTTCTGAAAACATAATGTTGCTTGGAACTGAAGGATCTAACTTTGATTCATTTATGTTGAGCTATCATTGTAGTAAGCCAACCCTTAATTGCAGCTCTTCAAGAATGTCGATTTCAGAAGCGATAAAATTCAATAATTTCTTTAGCCCTGAATACATTGAAAAGGAGTTGATTAATGACTTTCCAAAAGATGATAAAATATTAATTATTAAAAGAAAAGAAGCATGTACAGAAGGTGAGATGAGACTCTTGTTTACATCAAAAGAAGTTTTCAATAATGACGAATACGTTGCATTGGAATTTCAACCAGAAAAATACAATTCTGATTATTACTTTAATCAAATAGTAGAAAAGGAAAAAACGGCTGTATATGATGTAGGTGAAGGTTTTAAAAGTGACACTACAGATGTATGGTTTTTCTACAAATCATGGGATGATGATAAGGGTGAATCTCTTGGAGGTGAGGGCGCATGGCATTCACAGAAAGAAAAATTAAATCCTTTGCACGAGTTTTTTAAAGAAGATGGATTGGAAGAAGGTTCTTACACTGTTTCATTTTGGTATTATTTAGGAGTAGATGCCCCTACAATGGCGGGAATAATTGATCAGGATTTTGGCGGTGAAGAAGAAAGCATCTGGGCCAGCACTTTTGATGTTAAACTCTCCACACTTATCGTAGATAAATGGTGCAGGGTAAATTTAAACTTTGAATGGACCGACAATACAGATAAAGTATTAATCTACTTGCAAGGTAGCGGAAACCACACTCCATTTTATGTGGATGAATTATTGGTTTACAAAACTGACGGGCCTCCACTTTTTAGAAGAGAAAAAAGAAAAGGAATTGAATATATCATTTACAACAATGAATGGATTAAGGCCGATTCATTTTCTAAATAA
- a CDS encoding S66 peptidase family protein encodes MKRRNFIKHSASIALGTPLVVGSLSSFQETIKEPSIKPKALYKNDLIGITGPAGSIWNKAHIDKIVGILKNLGYRTKLGQTLYEQDGFLAGNDEMRAKELMEMFEDTNIKGILTMRGGWGCARILDMLDYEVIAKNPKVIMGFSDITSLVNAIYTKTGLVTYHGPCGYSSWDDFTTDEVIKNVVLGEPFTMKNPDDNKDDLKTWTGGKASGKLVGGNLTVISSMVGTSYEPNWNNKILFLEEIKEEPYRVDRMLWQLKQAGVYKQISGLVIGSFRKCTPEEPDKSFTLEEIFAQHFTNAPFPVYQGASFGHIQPKFTLPIGIKVEMDADNFTIKTLEKTVIS; translated from the coding sequence ATGAAAAGACGCAATTTCATCAAGCATTCTGCCAGCATTGCACTGGGAACTCCTTTAGTCGTAGGAAGCCTCTCATCATTTCAAGAAACTATTAAAGAACCCAGTATTAAACCAAAAGCACTTTATAAAAATGATCTTATCGGAATTACAGGTCCTGCCGGATCTATTTGGAACAAAGCACATATAGATAAGATTGTTGGGATATTAAAAAACTTGGGATATCGCACAAAATTAGGGCAAACATTATACGAACAAGACGGATTTTTAGCCGGGAATGATGAAATGCGTGCAAAGGAACTAATGGAGATGTTTGAAGATACTAACATCAAAGGAATTTTAACCATGAGAGGAGGTTGGGGTTGTGCCAGAATTTTAGACATGTTGGATTATGAAGTAATTGCAAAAAATCCAAAAGTAATAATGGGTTTTAGTGATATCACTTCACTTGTAAATGCCATTTATACAAAAACAGGATTAGTTACATATCACGGGCCATGCGGATACTCATCTTGGGATGATTTTACAACGGACGAAGTAATTAAGAATGTTGTTTTAGGAGAGCCTTTTACAATGAAAAATCCTGATGATAATAAAGACGATCTTAAAACATGGACAGGAGGTAAAGCAAGCGGCAAACTGGTGGGAGGAAACCTAACGGTTATTTCATCCATGGTCGGAACTTCATATGAACCCAATTGGAACAACAAAATCTTGTTTTTGGAAGAAATTAAAGAGGAACCCTATCGTGTAGATAGAATGTTATGGCAGTTAAAACAAGCAGGCGTTTATAAGCAAATCAGTGGTCTTGTTATCGGATCTTTTAGAAAATGTACTCCTGAAGAACCGGACAAGTCTTTTACTCTGGAAGAAATTTTTGCTCAGCACTTTACAAATGCCCCATTTCCTGTATATCAAGGAGCCAGTTTTGGACATATTCAACCTAAATTTACTTTGCCAATAGGAATTAAGGTTGAAATGGATGCGGACAATTTTACGATCAAAACTTTAGAGAAAACTGTTATTAGTTGA
- a CDS encoding NifU family protein, translating to MEEKRVPVTMYAEMTPNPLTMKFVANKHLLMDDASVEFGSMQEAKGYSPLAEALFEFPFVDNVFIAGNFVTVTKTDNVDWDFIVMELREFIKEWIAQGKDILVMMPQGGGSKEEAVAVKKEFAPSEFDEVIIGLLNEYVKPAVENDGGAIDYVGFEDGVVTVEMKGSCSGCPSSTATLKGGIEQLLKSSIQEVKEVVALSV from the coding sequence ATGGAAGAGAAAAGAGTACCAGTTACAATGTATGCTGAAATGACACCAAATCCTTTGACCATGAAATTCGTGGCCAATAAACATTTGTTAATGGATGATGCAAGTGTTGAATTTGGAAGCATGCAAGAAGCAAAAGGTTATTCTCCGTTAGCTGAGGCGCTTTTTGAGTTTCCATTTGTAGACAATGTTTTTATTGCCGGTAACTTTGTTACCGTTACCAAAACTGATAATGTTGACTGGGATTTTATCGTAATGGAATTACGAGAATTTATCAAAGAATGGATAGCACAAGGAAAGGACATTTTAGTAATGATGCCTCAAGGCGGCGGATCTAAAGAAGAAGCAGTAGCTGTAAAAAAGGAATTTGCTCCTTCAGAATTTGATGAAGTTATCATAGGATTGTTGAATGAATATGTTAAGCCGGCTGTTGAAAATGACGGTGGGGCAATTGATTATGTGGGATTTGAAGATGGTGTGGTGACGGTTGAAATGAAAGGTTCATGTTCAGGTTGTCCTTCATCCACAGCTACTTTAAAAGGCGGGATAGAGCAATTGCTAAAATCTAGTATTCAGGAAGTAAAAGAGGTGGTTGCCTTAAGCGTGTAA
- a CDS encoding saccharopine dehydrogenase family protein produces MKNILVIGAGLSASSMLRYFTQNAEKEDWYIKVVDQNADLAKAKVAGCDRAEGFSIDALNPAERQPLIEWAHLVISMLPARFHTEVAEDCIKYKTNLITPSYISKEMVALNEAAEEAGILIMNEIGVDPGIDHMSAKKILDEIEEKGGKMHIFESFTGGLIAPESDDNPWNYKFTWNPRNVVLAGQGSAAKFIQEGQYKYIPYNKLFRRTEIINIEGYGEFEGYANRDSLKYRSKYGLDDIPTIYRGTFRRKGFSKAWDCFVQLGATDDTYILEGSKDMTKRDFINAFLPYNLHDSVELKLRYYLKIDMDDIVWDKLVWLGIFEKEKMGFTEDVTPAYFLQKILEEKWALGSDDKDMIVMWHKFVYKMDGEFKEINSHMVSIGEDRTYTAMSNTVGLPCAICAKMILNGTIQMKGVQLPIHKEIYDPILDELETYDIKFTEKEINPPVMYLEPARL; encoded by the coding sequence ATGAAAAACATATTGGTAATCGGAGCAGGTCTTTCTGCCTCTTCAATGTTGAGATACTTCACTCAAAATGCTGAAAAAGAAGATTGGTACATTAAAGTAGTTGATCAAAATGCAGATTTAGCAAAAGCTAAAGTTGCGGGATGTGATCGCGCAGAAGGGTTTTCTATTGACGCTTTAAACCCGGCAGAAAGACAACCGCTTATTGAATGGGCTCATTTAGTTATCTCTATGCTGCCCGCCAGATTTCACACTGAAGTAGCAGAAGATTGTATAAAGTATAAAACTAACCTCATTACACCTTCCTACATATCTAAAGAAATGGTGGCACTAAATGAGGCTGCCGAAGAAGCAGGAATCCTGATCATGAATGAAATAGGTGTTGATCCGGGAATTGATCACATGTCTGCCAAAAAAATTCTTGATGAAATCGAAGAAAAAGGTGGTAAAATGCACATTTTCGAATCGTTTACAGGTGGATTAATTGCCCCTGAAAGTGACGATAATCCATGGAATTACAAATTTACCTGGAACCCAAGAAACGTTGTTTTAGCAGGGCAAGGAAGTGCTGCAAAATTCATTCAAGAAGGTCAATACAAGTACATCCCTTACAATAAACTGTTTAGAAGAACAGAAATTATCAACATTGAAGGATATGGCGAATTTGAAGGGTATGCTAATCGAGATTCTTTAAAATATCGATCAAAATACGGATTAGATGATATCCCAACCATTTACAGAGGAACATTCAGAAGAAAAGGTTTTTCAAAGGCCTGGGATTGTTTTGTACAATTGGGAGCAACTGATGACACCTACATCTTGGAAGGTAGTAAGGATATGACCAAAAGAGATTTTATTAATGCTTTTCTGCCATACAACCTACATGATTCAGTTGAACTAAAACTAAGGTATTATCTAAAAATAGACATGGATGATATCGTTTGGGACAAATTGGTTTGGCTAGGGATTTTCGAAAAAGAAAAAATGGGTTTTACAGAAGACGTAACTCCTGCTTATTTCCTACAAAAGATCTTAGAAGAAAAATGGGCATTAGGTTCAGACGATAAAGACATGATCGTCATGTGGCATAAATTTGTTTACAAGATGGACGGAGAATTTAAAGAAATCAATTCTCATATGGTGTCTATTGGTGAAGACCGAACCTACACAGCCATGAGTAATACAGTAGGGTTGCCATGCGCAATTTGTGCTAAAATGATCTTGAATGGTACCATCCAAATGAAAGGTGTTCAATTACCGATTCACAAAGAAATCTATGATCCAATTTTAGACGAATTGGAAACTTATGATATTAAGTTTACAGAGAAAGAAATAAATCCTCCGGTAATGTATTTAGAACCGGCAAGATTATAG
- a CDS encoding acetyl-CoA carboxylase biotin carboxyl carrier protein subunit yields the protein MVNQFNTIALDKEMSKSVVRHLSDNVFEVEKDGNVEVFEVLNVDLATKELTVRHRHRVYDIAFKNELDLVLDKMGIKRSVDNLNTDIKAPMPGKVLDVAVKAGDKVAKGDTILILEAMKMENVLKAENDCSIKKVNVVSSDNVEKNQVLVELDVV from the coding sequence ATGGTGAATCAGTTTAATACAATAGCGCTAGATAAAGAAATGAGCAAAAGTGTAGTTCGTCACTTATCGGACAATGTTTTTGAAGTTGAGAAAGATGGAAATGTAGAAGTCTTTGAAGTATTAAATGTTGATTTGGCTACCAAAGAATTGACTGTACGTCACCGTCACCGCGTTTATGACATTGCCTTTAAAAATGAATTAGACCTTGTGTTGGACAAAATGGGTATAAAACGATCTGTAGACAACCTAAACACTGACATTAAGGCTCCAATGCCAGGTAAAGTGTTAGATGTGGCTGTTAAAGCTGGAGACAAAGTTGCTAAGGGCGACACCATTTTGATCTTAGAAGCTATGAAAATGGAAAATGTCCTTAAAGCTGAAAACGATTGCAGTATTAAAAAAGTAAATGTTGTTTCGTCTGACAACGTTGAAAAAAATCAAGTACTTGTTGAATTGGATGTTGTTTAA
- a CDS encoding histidine kinase dimerization/phosphoacceptor domain -containing protein, translated as MSKDKEINKLKEELLALKQENEKLRQQLNFSNITQTVTTPQAFQEIFLKAEQNVRKYFSDSESIAENGEIKISGERYILVRSAALSYEFLDVFKELYSNKTKEEATQIGNNFLFDIAHVLGREDAKDFHKKMKLKEPIERLSAGPVHFAFTGWANVEILPECNPVPNENFYLKYHHHNSFEAQSWIKAGKKSEIPVCTMNSGYSSGWCEESFGIPLTAIEIECEAQGAENCTFIMAPPNRIYEYLKKEDSNRKDVEYEVPVFFERKYNEDQLRDSLKQKEVLLQEVHHRVKNNLQVISSLLNLQKENIKDPKLRKEFDTSIARVNTMARVQEMIYGSKNLSSVNIEKYMSKLIRSLYQFFDPTKSKFTFDVNIDVDEVKFDPDVAIPLGLIINEIAFNSFKHAFDEEGNFYIKLTQKGDQYKLIAGDNGKGIDQDVTTNGIGVSLIKILCDQIDAKLTIDNSTKGLVYIMEFNMKR; from the coding sequence ATGAGCAAAGATAAAGAAATCAACAAGTTAAAGGAGGAATTGCTTGCCCTAAAACAAGAGAATGAAAAATTACGCCAACAACTTAATTTCAGTAATATTACTCAAACGGTAACTACCCCTCAAGCCTTCCAAGAAATTTTTTTAAAAGCCGAGCAGAACGTTAGAAAGTATTTTAGCGACAGTGAAAGCATTGCTGAAAATGGTGAAATCAAGATTAGTGGTGAACGATACATTCTAGTTAGAAGTGCAGCTTTATCCTACGAATTTTTAGACGTATTTAAAGAATTATATAGCAATAAAACCAAAGAAGAAGCTACACAAATTGGGAACAATTTTTTATTTGACATTGCCCATGTACTCGGTAGAGAAGACGCCAAAGATTTTCACAAGAAAATGAAGTTGAAAGAACCAATTGAAAGGCTCTCTGCCGGTCCGGTTCACTTTGCGTTTACCGGTTGGGCCAATGTGGAAATTTTACCGGAATGTAACCCCGTACCTAATGAAAACTTTTATTTAAAATACCATCACCACAATTCATTTGAAGCGCAGTCCTGGATAAAGGCGGGTAAAAAATCTGAAATACCGGTATGTACTATGAATAGTGGTTATTCTTCGGGTTGGTGTGAAGAAAGTTTTGGAATACCCCTTACGGCAATTGAAATTGAATGTGAGGCACAAGGTGCTGAGAACTGTACGTTTATTATGGCGCCACCTAATCGAATCTATGAATATCTTAAAAAAGAAGATTCTAACCGAAAAGATGTGGAATATGAAGTGCCGGTATTTTTTGAACGTAAATACAACGAAGATCAATTAAGAGATTCTTTAAAGCAAAAGGAAGTGTTATTGCAGGAGGTTCATCACCGAGTAAAGAATAACCTACAGGTGATTTCAAGCTTGTTAAATCTTCAAAAAGAAAACATAAAAGACCCTAAACTTAGAAAGGAGTTTGATACAAGTATTGCCCGTGTAAACACTATGGCACGAGTGCAAGAAATGATTTATGGTAGCAAGAATTTATCTTCTGTAAACATTGAAAAATACATGTCAAAATTGATAAGGTCACTTTACCAATTTTTTGACCCTACGAAATCTAAATTCACTTTTGATGTTAACATAGATGTTGATGAAGTAAAGTTTGATCCGGATGTAGCTATTCCGCTGGGATTAATCATTAATGAAATTGCATTCAATTCCTTTAAACACGCCTTTGATGAGGAGGGTAATTTTTATATCAAATTGACCCAAAAAGGAGATCAGTATAAATTGATTGCAGGAGACAATGGTAAAGGGATAGACCAGGATGTTACGACCAATGGGATAGGTGTTTCTTTAATTAAAATTCTCTGTGATCAAATTGATGCAAAATTGACTATAGACAATTCAACAAAGGGTCTTGTTTACATTATGGAATTCAATATGAAGCGCTAA
- a CDS encoding DMT family transporter, translating into MRGHFQFHLALFVVQLMYGINYVVAKGLMNNVVGPNGFILIRGLGAVALFWLVLSFKYEKVNKKDLGRLAICGLFGVAVNQTLFFNGLMRTSPINAPIIMTTTPILVLILSAIVLKEKVKFLQVLGVLIGAIGSIFFILQNSADGFASGEGDILILLNATSYAFYLVLVKPLMSKYRPITVITWVFTFGLIYVLIWAPSSKEVAEVNWSALSSSELFAILFVVVGVTFVPYLLNVFAMKQLSPAIAAVYIYLQPILSTLFVILFSLWGLQDYTGDLSASKIICAFLVFIGVYLVIRPQDLQRLFKTKKA; encoded by the coding sequence ATGCGAGGACACTTTCAGTTTCATCTTGCACTATTTGTTGTACAATTAATGTACGGAATCAACTATGTAGTGGCAAAAGGATTAATGAACAATGTGGTTGGGCCAAACGGTTTTATTTTGATTCGAGGTTTAGGAGCTGTTGCTCTTTTTTGGCTTGTTTTATCCTTTAAATATGAAAAAGTCAACAAAAAAGACTTGGGTAGGTTGGCTATTTGTGGTTTGTTTGGTGTAGCTGTGAATCAAACATTGTTCTTTAACGGGTTAATGCGTACTTCTCCAATAAATGCACCTATTATTATGACCACAACGCCAATCCTGGTGTTGATTTTATCTGCCATTGTACTCAAAGAAAAGGTGAAGTTTTTACAGGTTTTAGGTGTATTGATTGGTGCAATTGGTTCTATCTTTTTTATCCTACAAAACTCAGCAGATGGCTTTGCATCCGGAGAAGGAGATATATTGATTTTACTAAATGCTACTTCATATGCTTTTTATTTGGTTTTAGTAAAACCACTAATGTCAAAGTATAGGCCAATAACCGTAATAACCTGGGTATTTACCTTTGGATTAATCTATGTGTTGATTTGGGCGCCAAGTAGCAAAGAAGTGGCCGAAGTAAATTGGTCAGCTTTGAGCTCCTCTGAGTTATTTGCTATACTTTTTGTAGTGGTAGGAGTAACCTTTGTCCCTTATTTGTTAAATGTTTTTGCCATGAAACAACTAAGTCCGGCAATTGCTGCTGTTTACATCTATTTACAACCCATTTTATCCACCTTATTCGTAATTCTATTCTCACTTTGGGGATTACAAGATTATACCGGAGATCTAAGTGCATCCAAGATAATTTGTGCTTTCTTGGTTTTTATTGGTGTCTATTTGGTAATTCGTCCGCAAGACTTGCAAAGATTATTCAAGACGAAAAAAGCTTAG
- a CDS encoding arsenate reductase family protein gives MKKVYYLHTCSTCQRILKEWDLDNSFELQDIKTDRMTPQQVDEMIKLAGSAEVLFSKRAMKYKSMGLADKNLSEKDIRQLIIDEYTFLKRPVMIYNDQIFIGNAAKTVAAAKEAVSNS, from the coding sequence ATGAAAAAAGTGTATTATTTGCATACCTGCTCTACTTGCCAACGCATATTAAAAGAATGGGATTTAGACAATTCTTTTGAGTTGCAGGATATCAAAACAGACAGAATGACTCCTCAGCAAGTTGATGAAATGATCAAACTTGCGGGATCTGCAGAAGTACTTTTTTCTAAAAGAGCTATGAAGTATAAATCAATGGGGCTGGCAGATAAAAACCTCAGTGAAAAAGATATCCGTCAATTGATTATTGATGAGTATACTTTTTTAAAGCGTCCTGTTATGATTTATAATGATCAAATTTTTATTGGAAATGCTGCTAAAACAGTAGCTGCAGCTAAAGAAGCTGTATCAAACAGCTAA